Proteins encoded by one window of Conger conger chromosome 1, fConCon1.1, whole genome shotgun sequence:
- the rab5ab gene encoding RAB5A, member RAS oncogene family, b, which yields MASRGGATRPNGPNAGNKICQFKLVLLGESAVGKSSLVLRFVKGQFHEFQESTIGAAFLTQTVCLDDTTVKFEIWDTAGQERYHSLAPMYYRGAQAAIVVYDITNEESFARAKNWVKELQRQASPNIVIALAGNKADLANKRAVDFQDAQSYADDNSLLFMETSAKTSMNVNEIFMEIAKRLPKNEPQAAGPNSGRPRGVDLTEPPQPTKGPCCSN from the exons ATGGCAAGTCGGGGAGGAGCTACAAGACCCAACGGACCTAATGCTGGCAACAAGATCTGCCAGTTCAAGCTGGTGCTCCTCGGGGAGTCGGCCGTGGGGAAGTCCAGTCTCGTGCTCCGCTTCGTAAAGGGCCAGTTTCATGAGTTCCAGGAGAGCACAATAGGAG CTGCCTTCCTCACTCAGACCGTGTGTCTGGACGACACAACGGTGAAGTTTGAGATCTGGGACACGGCCGGACAGGAACGCTACCACAGTCTCGCACCCATGTACTACAGAGGTGCACAGGCCGCCATCGTGGTGTACGACATCACAAATGAA GAATCATTTGCAAGGGCAAAAAACTGGGTAAAAGAGCTTCAGAGACAAGCAAGTCCTAATATTGTAATAGCTTTGGCCGGGAATAAGGCTGACCTTGCTAACAAGAGAGCAGTTGACTTTCag gatgcACAGTCGTATGCAGATGACAACAGTTTGCTGTTTATGGAAACGTCGGCAAAGACTTCAATGAATGTCAATGAAATATTCATGGAAattg CGAAGAGATTGCCCAAAAATGAGCCCCAGGCAGCTGGACCAAACAGCGGACGGCCCAGGGGTGTGGACCTCACTGAACCACCCCAGCCCACCAAGGGTCCCTGCTGTAGTAACTAA